Proteins encoded together in one Telopea speciosissima isolate NSW1024214 ecotype Mountain lineage chromosome 6, Tspe_v1, whole genome shotgun sequence window:
- the LOC122664340 gene encoding 3-phosphoshikimate 1-carboxyvinyltransferase 2: MAHVGNIAKGLQNAHCATSLPRPQNRRFSLRSVWVGSNVKAPSGFGALNYDGPSPNSSIASVRVPLKVSAAVASPEKPSTVPEIVLQPIKEISGTVRLPGSKSLSNRILLLAALSEGTTVVDNLLNSDDINYMLSALRTLGLHVEEDSVNRRAIVEGCGGQFPVGKESWEEIQLVLGNAGTAMRPLTAAVTAAGGNSSYILDGVPRMRERPIGDLVDGLKQLGADVDCFLGTKCPPVRVKGNGGLPGGKVKLSGSISSQYLTALLMAAPLALGDVEIEIIDKLISIPYVEMTLKLMERFGITVEHNNAWDRFLIRGGQKYKSPGNAYVEGDASSASYFLAGAAITGGTVTVEGCGTSSLQGDVKFAEVLEKMGAKVTWTENSVTVTGPPRDSSRRKQLRMIDVNMNKMPDVAMTLAVVALFADGPTAIRDVASWRVKETERMIAICTELRKLGATVEEGPDYCVISPPERLNVTAIDTYDDHRMAMAFSLAACADVPVTIKDPSCTRKTFPDYFEVLQRFTKH; this comes from the exons ATGGCGCATGTTGGCAACATTGCTAAGGGCCTCCAAAATGCCCACTGCGCTACTTCTCTCCCCAGACCCCAGAACCGCAGGTTCTCTCTTCGCTCTGTGTGGGTAGGATCGAATGTCAAAGCTCCCAGCGGTTTCGGTGCCCTCAATTATGATGGGCCTTCACCCAACTCCTCTATTGCTTCTGTTAGGGTTCCTCTCAAGGTTTCGGCTGCTGTTGCCAGCCCTGAGAAGCCCTCCACCGTTCCTGAGATCGTTTTGCAGCCCATCAAGGAGATCTCTGGTACTGTTAGGCTCCCCGGTTCCAAGTCCCTCTCCAACCGTATCCTTCTCCTCGCCGCTCTATCTGAG GGAACTACTGTTGTGGACAACTTGTTGAACAGTGATGATATCAATTATATGCTTAGTGCTTTGAGAACCCTTGGGCTACATGTGGAAGAAGACAGTGTGAATAGAAGAGCAATTGTGGAAGGTTGTGGTGGGCAGTTCCCTGTTGGGAAGGAATCCTGGGAGGAAATCCAACTTGTCCTTGGAAATGCAGGGACTGCAATGCGTCCATTAACTGCTGCAGTTACTGCTGCAGGTGGAAACTCAAG TTATATACTCGATGGTGTCCCTCGAATGAGAGAGAGGCCAATTGGAGACTTGGTTGATGGTCTAAAGCAGCTTGGTGCTGATGTTGATTGCTTCTTGGGTACAAAATGTCCTCCTGTTCGTGTAAAGGGAAACGGGGGCCTTCCTGGAGGAAAG GTGAAACTCTCTGGTTCTATTAGTAGTCAGTACTTGACTGCATTGCTTATGGCAGCCCCCTTGGCTTTAGGAGATGTGGAGATTGAGATTATTGATAAATTAATTTCAATTCCTTATGTTGAGATGACTTTGAAATTGATGGAACGCTTTGGCATCACTGTGGAGCACAACAATGCCTGGGACAGGTTCTTGATACGGGGTGGTCAAAAGTACAA GTCTCCTGGAAATGCTTACGTTGAAGGTGATGCTTCAAGTGCTAGTTACTTCCTAGCAGGTGCAGCTATCACCGGTGGTACTGTCACTGTGGAGGGTTGTGGGACTAGCAGTTTGCAG GGGGATGTGAAATTTGCTGAGGTTCTTGAAAAGATGGGGGCAAAAGTTACCTGGACGGAGAATAGTGTCACTGTTACAGGCCCACCCCGAGATTCTTCCAGAAGGAAACAGTTGCGTATGATTGATGTCAACATGAACAAAATGCCTGATGTTGCCATGACCCTTGCTGTTGTTGCACTTTTTGCCGATGGTCCAACTGCCATTAGAGATG TGGCTAGTTGGAGAGTGAAGGAGACTGAACGGATGATTGCCATTTGCACTGAACTTCGGAAG CTGGGAGCAACAGTAGAAGAAGGGCCTGATTACTGTGTTATCAGTCCACCGGAGAGATTGAATGTAACAGCAATTGACACATATGACGATCACAGAATGGCCATGGCATTCTCACTTGCTGCCTGTGCAGATGTTCCTGTCACCATCAAGGATCCCAGTTGCACTAGGAAAACCTTCCCTGACTACTTTGAAGTCCTCCAGAGGTTTACAAAGCATTGA